The Vicinamibacteria bacterium nucleotide sequence GACGATCTTGACGCTCGTCTTCGTTCCCGTGCTCTACACCATTTTCTTCCGGATCGCTGCGCCCGCCACCCCCGGAGGGGCTCCATGACCCAATCCAGCTCAAAGCTTCCAGCAGGTGAAGGACCTCGTCTCGATGCAACGCACGAAGGAGGTTGACATGATCCTGAAGCGCGTTCTGTTGCTAACGGCCGCCGCGGCCATGGCCGCGATTTCCACCACACCGATTCCGGCGCCATTCTCCGAGCTCGAATCTGCCACGCCGGCGAAAGCTCGGGTGGCGGAACCACAACAGTCAGAACCGTCCAAAGAGCCTTGCTGCTTTCAGAACCCCAGGTATCCGGGAACCTGCAAGGTTCAACCCGCGGAGGACGAAACCTGCGCGTCCATCCTCGCCTATCTCAACAACCCGATGGCGCAGGGGAAGACCTACTGCGGAGGCACCGACGTACGTCAGGGCTGGACTGAAGTGCCTTGCGAGGAGGAAAGCGGCACGTCCTGCGTCGCGGCGCTCGGCGACCGAGAACGCCAAACCTGATCTCAATGAGACTCCTCGGCGGTTGAACCCGCACCCCCGTCCGGCTAATATAGGCATATAGATGAGGCATATATATGCATCGAACGAGCATCACATTTCCCGAAAAGCTATTTCGCCGGGCCAAGCTGCGGGCCGCCGCTGAGGGAACGACTCTGTCCGAAGTTCTTCGGAAACTTCTCGAGCGTTGGACCCGCGGCGAGCTGTCCATTGCGCCGGAAGAGCCAGAAGACGTTCGCAGACGTAAGGCCATGGCCTCTTTCGGAATCTGGGGTGATCTGGACCCCGACGTCGTTCTCGAGTCGAGCCGTCGCGGACTCAGGGAGCGCGATGAGGAGCTCGCGGATGCCCGCGTGGATTCTCGATAGCGTCGTTCTGATCGACTGGTTTTGTGGACGACCGGGGGTTGCTCCTTACGTTCGTAGCATGATTGAAGGCGAGCAAGAAGGAGCCTTTTCGACCATCAGCGAAATCGAGCTCTGGCAAGGGTTGCGCCCTGGTGAGGAAGAGGCGCACGAAGCTCTGCTCGAATGTCTGGAGCGAGTTCCTCTCGACCGGGCCATCGCCCGCCGCGCGGGCGCCCTGCGCCGCGAGCACGGTCTTTCCAACTTGTCGCTTCCGGACGCCGCGATCGCCGCGACGGCGGCCGTGACCGGAAGACGCCTATTGACTCGAAATACGAAACACTTCGAGTGCCTCACCGAGACGATTTCCATCGAGTTCTACACCAAATAAACTCGCGCGCGGTTAGTTGAAGGTCCAGCCCAGGGACGTCGTCATCCCGAAATCGTTGCGACGGGAGGTATCGCTGGGTGGATCGCTGTCGTAGCTCTCGTAGATGCTGAACGACCAGTAAAGGTTCTTGACGATCTCGATGCGTGCCTTCCCGGTTGCCTGAATGCGGTAGCGCCCCGCAGTCTTCAGGTTGACATAGACGGCGGTTCCGGCGCTCAAATCGAGCTCGGGGCTATCGAAGCGGAACGTCTCCGCGGCGAGCGCGCCCACGAGCTCGGCGTTCGATTCGTACTCGGAACGATCCTCGAATTTCTCGCGTGAGAACGCCGCGCCGCTGAGCACGCGCAGGCGCGAACGATTCGTCTGAACGAGCCTCCGCCCGACACCTCCGCCGAAGAGGCCACGAAAATCCAGACCCTGGTTTTGGCTCTTCTCCGCCTGCCCCAGTGCCGCCGCGTACCACCGGCCCTGGTAGTAGCGGGAGTAGAAGGCCTGGAGGGACTGCCGGTTCACCGTATCGGCGCCCTCCTGGCTCTGGATGTTCGAGGAGAAATCCACGTTGATCTCGAATCGCGGCACGCGGTAATCGAGCGCGGCCGAAGAGGACCAGGTCGTCGCCGCGCTCGCCTGAGTGAAGTCGAATCCCGCGTCGACCGAACCCTTGATGCGACTCCAGAACGATGCCTCGATCGGTATGATCTCGATGATTCTCGGGATCTCGACCGCTCTCCCTTCGTCGTCGATGTCCCGGATCTCCACCTGGCCGCTCTCGTTTCCGAGCGCGATGTGCCCGATGAAGCGAGCTCCCGACTGGAGCTCCACCTGGTACCAGTAGTCGGACGAAAGTCCGATGACGCGGCTCCACTTGACCGAGACGGTGCCGAAAGCGTCGGTCTTGACCGTGAGCTTGCCTCTCTGAAGCTTCTTGATCTCGCAGGTTACGCGGTCGCCGTTGTCGAGGACGACCACGTCGGTTTTGGGTCGCCCGAACAAAGTGCCGGGCATGAGAATGGCGGCACAAGCGACGAGCGCCCCGAAGTGCGTTCCTCGGGAACGAGACCCGTTCCGAAGCGGACGCCGGCGCTGCGCTTCAGTCCGTTGAGTGAGATTACCGCGGGATGATTCCCTTTTTCTCGTGGGCAAGCTCAGCGAATCCGCTGGACGTTCTCGAGATCGATCTTGGTCGTTCCCGGGGTGACGACCTGAAAGACGCCCTCGGGGGTAATCTTGACTTCGAGAGCCTCGACCAGGTTGCCGCGGCCGTTTCCGGCGTTGTTGAGCACGAGCTCGATGAGCCCCACGGAGTCCTCGGCCATCGGTTCCGAGGGAGAAGGCACGTCCTCGGGAAAGTACAGCGCGCTGTCGGTAATAATGACGACCCGCGCCCCGTTCTGGCCGGGATGAACTCTCATGTGTCGAATCACGCTCGACGGGCCGCCGGTGATCTTGGCGATACCACGATCGAACTCTCGGAGAGCCTCGATCGCGGCCCGCGAGCCCTGCTCCGCGAGGATCTGCTGAAGTCTCGCCGCCTCTTCATCTGTGGTGCGAGAAGTGACGGTCAACGTCAGCTCCGCCGTCTTCTTCCCCAGGCCTCTCGCCGCGGTGAGAGTCGCGGTAAAGACCTCTTCCGCAAAACAAACGCCATTTCCGAACAGAAAAGCCAGAACCCAGATCGCCCCGTTTCGTGTCATGCCAGATCGTGCCATATGAATATCCCCTCGAGAAGGTTTTATCAGCCGAAGCTCCCATTGGAACGAATCCCTACTTTTACCCGATCGTCGAGGCCGACGCCATCGGCTCCGATTGCCTACCGATCCAAGACGGCACCTGCTTTCAGGGCCTTGAGCTCTCTCGATCAGTACGTCTTGAGCCCCACCGCTCGGAACTGGTCGCAAACCCTCTGCACCGCTTCGCGGGCGGGTGGGTCGACATCTCCGAGTGTGTAGTCGAGCCCCAGCTCCTTCCATTTGAATCGACCCATTTGGTGGAACGGCAGCACGTCGACCCGCTCGACGTTGCCCAACGACGCGGCGAACCCCGCTATCTGCGCGATATCCTCCGGATCGTCGCTCAACCCGGGGACCAGGACGAAGCGAAGCGAGATCGGTTTCTTCCTGGAGGCCAGGCGGCGGGCGAAATCGAGGACCGGGCCGACTTCCATTCCCGTCAGACGTCGGTGGCGTTCCGGATCCCATGCCTTGATGTCCAGCAGCACGAGGTCGATGGTCTCCAACTCCGCGTCGCTGAGGCGCTCGCCCAAAGAGCCGTTGGTATCGAGAGCCGTATGGATCCCCATGGCTTTCGCGGCGGTAAAGAGCTTGACCGCGAAGCGATCCTGCATGAGGGGCTCTCCGCCGCTCAAGGTGAACCCTCCGGACATGACCTTAAGCCCTTGACGATACTTGCGAAGCTCCTCGGTGGCGCGGGCAACGGTTACGGGAATGCCGTTGCTCATCGTCCAAGTGTCCGGGTTGTGGCAGTAGAGGCATCGCCAATGGCAACCCGTCGTCCAGGCAACGACCCGCACACCCGGGCCGTCGACGGTCGAGCCCGTGGTGAACGAATGAAGAAATCCCATGTCTCCCGTGGCGAGCGCCGTCCGTACGTCCGCTTCCGGGACACCCTGCCCGAGATTGACGCGAAGCTCGAACGGGCTCTTCGCCGTGAGCGGAGTTTTCGGTTCCTGGTGCATGCTAGTTCGATTCGCCGTGGAACGTGCGGTTGATGACGTCCATCTGCTGCTCGCGTGTCAGCCGCACGAAGTTCACGGCGTAACCCGAGACCCGGATCGTCAGGTGCGGGTACTTCTCGGGATGGTCCATGGCATCGAGAAGCGTGTCGCGATTCAGCACGTTCACGTTCATGTGATACCCGGTCACGCCGAAGAACGCATCGAGCATGCTTCTCAGATTCAGGATCCGGTCCTCCTCCACTCGACCCAGACCTTCGGGGAGTAGGGTGGACGTGAGAGAGATGCCGTCGGCGGCGTCGCGGTAGGGAATCTTGGCGACCGACGCGGCCGAGGCGTGGATGCCGTGGCTGTCCCGCCCGTGCATCGGATTGGCCCCCGGTGCGAACGGCTCCCCC carries:
- a CDS encoding PIN domain-containing protein produces the protein MPAWILDSVVLIDWFCGRPGVAPYVRSMIEGEQEGAFSTISEIELWQGLRPGEEEAHEALLECLERVPLDRAIARRAGALRREHGLSNLSLPDAAIAATAAVTGRRLLTRNTKHFECLTETISIEFYTK
- a CDS encoding DUF481 domain-containing protein — encoded protein: MPGTLFGRPKTDVVVLDNGDRVTCEIKKLQRGKLTVKTDAFGTVSVKWSRVIGLSSDYWYQVELQSGARFIGHIALGNESGQVEIRDIDDEGRAVEIPRIIEIIPIEASFWSRIKGSVDAGFDFTQASAATTWSSSAALDYRVPRFEINVDFSSNIQSQEGADTVNRQSLQAFYSRYYQGRWYAAALGQAEKSQNQGLDFRGLFGGGVGRRLVQTNRSRLRVLSGAAFSREKFEDRSEYESNAELVGALAAETFRFDSPELDLSAGTAVYVNLKTAGRYRIQATGKARIEIVKNLYWSFSIYESYDSDPPSDTSRRNDFGMTTSLGWTFN
- the pflA gene encoding pyruvate formate-lyase-activating protein, yielding MHQEPKTPLTAKSPFELRVNLGQGVPEADVRTALATGDMGFLHSFTTGSTVDGPGVRVVAWTTGCHWRCLYCHNPDTWTMSNGIPVTVARATEELRKYRQGLKVMSGGFTLSGGEPLMQDRFAVKLFTAAKAMGIHTALDTNGSLGERLSDAELETIDLVLLDIKAWDPERHRRLTGMEVGPVLDFARRLASRKKPISLRFVLVPGLSDDPEDIAQIAGFAASLGNVERVDVLPFHQMGRFKWKELGLDYTLGDVDPPAREAVQRVCDQFRAVGLKTY